The Agrobacterium cucumeris genome has a segment encoding these proteins:
- the argJ gene encoding bifunctional glutamate N-acetyltransferase/amino-acid acetyltransferase ArgJ, producing the protein MSVAVSPLAPKSYPDMPALRGVRMATAAAGIKYKNRTDVLLMVFDKPASVAGVFTKSKCPSAPVDFCRANLGGGAARAVVVNSGNANAFTGVKGKAATELTAKSAAAAVGCSEGEVFLASTGVIGEPLDASKFAGVLGDMNVRAEADFWQEAAKAIMTTDTYPKVATRTAEIGGVIVTINGISKGAGMIAPDMATMLSFVVTDADIEPAALQSLLSAGVGPTFNSVTVDSDTSTSDTLMLFATGAAAEDGQVKVTSADDERLSSFRAALNDLLKDLALQVVRDGEGARKMVEVTVTGAENDAAAKKIALSIANSPLVKTAVAGEDANWGRVVMAVGKSGEMADRDRLAIWFGGVRVAVNGERDPDYSEAETTAVMRLEDIPVKVDIGLGEGTATVWTCDLTKEYVAINGDYRS; encoded by the coding sequence ATGTCCGTTGCCGTTTCCCCGCTTGCTCCGAAATCCTATCCCGACATGCCTGCGCTGCGCGGTGTTCGCATGGCGACGGCTGCTGCGGGCATCAAGTACAAGAACCGCACCGACGTTCTCCTGATGGTGTTCGACAAACCGGCAAGCGTGGCGGGCGTCTTCACCAAATCGAAATGCCCCTCGGCTCCCGTTGATTTCTGCCGCGCCAATCTCGGCGGCGGCGCAGCGCGTGCCGTGGTGGTCAATTCCGGCAATGCCAATGCCTTTACCGGCGTCAAGGGCAAGGCCGCGACCGAGCTGACGGCGAAATCCGCCGCCGCTGCCGTCGGCTGCTCTGAGGGTGAAGTGTTCCTGGCATCGACGGGCGTGATCGGCGAGCCGCTGGATGCCTCGAAATTTGCCGGTGTTCTCGGCGACATGAATGTCAGGGCGGAAGCCGATTTCTGGCAGGAAGCTGCCAAGGCGATCATGACGACAGACACCTACCCCAAGGTCGCGACCCGCACCGCCGAAATCGGCGGCGTGATCGTGACGATCAATGGTATTTCCAAGGGGGCGGGCATGATTGCCCCCGATATGGCGACGATGCTCTCTTTTGTGGTGACGGATGCCGATATTGAGCCTGCCGCCCTGCAATCCCTGCTTTCCGCCGGTGTCGGCCCGACCTTCAATTCCGTGACTGTTGATAGCGACACATCCACGTCAGACACGCTGATGCTGTTTGCCACGGGTGCGGCGGCCGAAGACGGCCAGGTAAAGGTAACGAGCGCCGATGACGAGCGCTTGTCCTCCTTCCGCGCCGCGCTGAACGATCTTCTGAAGGACCTCGCTTTGCAGGTTGTTCGCGATGGCGAAGGCGCGCGCAAGATGGTGGAAGTCACCGTCACGGGTGCGGAAAACGATGCCGCCGCCAAGAAGATAGCCCTTTCCATCGCCAATTCGCCGCTGGTGAAGACCGCGGTTGCCGGCGAAGACGCCAATTGGGGCCGTGTCGTCATGGCTGTCGGTAAGTCCGGCGAAATGGCTGATCGCGACCGCCTCGCCATCTGGTTCGGCGGCGTGCGCGTGGCCGTGAATGGCGAACGCGACCCGGATTATTCGGAAGCGGAGACCACCGCCGTGATGCGGCTGGAAGACATTCCGGTGAAGGTGGATATCGGTCTCGGTGAGGGTACGGCCACGGTCTGGACCTGCGATCTGACCAAGGAATATGTTGCGATCAACGGCGACTACCGGAGCTGA
- a CDS encoding peptidylprolyl isomerase translates to MLRYNKIAAAVIVATLGLQLPAFAQEDKVVAKVGDLEIHQSELDLAMGNLDPQLAQLPDEQKKVAALSGAIDVKLLVKNASAEGLEKTEDFKKRMEFIQDRELHNAYFRKHVVDAVTADEVKARYDKEVAALPQEEEIKAAHILVASEDEAKDIIKQLDSGKDFAVLAKEKSTDSNKDDGGDLGWFGKGRMVPEFEEAAFGLEKGAYTKTPVKTQFGFHVIKLEDKRIAPPPAFDQVEPQVRQLVMRDKYVALIEKAKADQKIEIMDETLKKGYDEATKEQQAQQPQQ, encoded by the coding sequence ATGTTGCGCTATAATAAAATTGCGGCTGCGGTGATTGTGGCCACGCTCGGCCTCCAGCTTCCGGCTTTTGCACAGGAAGACAAGGTTGTCGCCAAGGTCGGCGATCTGGAAATCCACCAGTCCGAACTCGACCTCGCCATGGGCAATCTCGATCCGCAGCTCGCGCAGCTTCCCGACGAGCAGAAGAAGGTTGCAGCCCTTTCCGGCGCGATCGACGTCAAGCTTCTCGTGAAGAACGCCAGCGCAGAAGGTCTCGAAAAGACCGAGGATTTCAAGAAGCGCATGGAATTCATCCAGGACCGTGAGCTGCACAATGCCTATTTCCGCAAGCATGTGGTTGATGCTGTTACCGCTGACGAAGTGAAGGCACGCTACGACAAGGAAGTGGCAGCTCTGCCGCAGGAAGAAGAAATCAAGGCTGCCCACATCCTGGTCGCCAGCGAAGATGAAGCCAAGGACATCATCAAGCAGCTTGATTCGGGCAAGGATTTCGCAGTTCTCGCCAAGGAGAAGTCGACCGATTCCAACAAGGATGACGGTGGCGATCTCGGCTGGTTCGGCAAGGGTCGCATGGTACCTGAATTTGAAGAAGCCGCTTTCGGCCTCGAAAAGGGCGCTTACACCAAGACGCCTGTCAAGACGCAGTTCGGCTTCCATGTCATCAAGCTTGAAGACAAGCGCATCGCCCCGCCGCCGGCTTTCGATCAGGTCGAGCCGCAGGTTCGTCAGCTTGTCATGCGTGACAAGTACGTTGCCCTCATCGAGAAGGCAAAGGCTGACCAGAAGATCGAAATCATGGATGAGACGCTGAAGAAGGGCTACGACGAAGCCACGAAGGAACAGCAGGCTCAGCAGCCGCAGCAGTAA
- the uppV gene encoding Wzx-type polysaccharide biosynthesis protein UppV — protein sequence MAILNTAEKALPAGLRAKLSPLGAKIAVLVSARDDVSRAQRMALVAFAVRIVSAGIAFISQIILARLMGEFEYGLFAFVWVLVILFGNLSCLGFHTTVIRFLPGYRLEDAHDKIMGLTSTARIFAMLSASTLALCGFVFLYFFGERIAAYYLIPVALALFTLPMVALGDVLNGTARANGWAISALSPTYIVRPVLILLFMLVAIGLGAEKTATTAMITALLATYVTTLFHFAFLNRRLNRNFRSVARRIHFSHWMRFAFPVFLIDGIGFLMTNSDVVIVGLYLPPDQVGIYFAAAKTIVLMQFVFFSVQAAAAPRLAALISANDRQALAGFASQAARWAFWPSLAVGSVVLLAGPFLLSLFGPGFVQGYQLMFFLFAGFLAKALIGPGETLLNMAGKQKLCVALYIIIFGCNIALNMALIPVYGLAGAAAAVAIAMCIEAVLLHIAIRRTLGIVLFAFNDPRAGQDTGKAV from the coding sequence ATGGCTATCCTCAACACGGCGGAAAAAGCCTTACCCGCAGGCCTGCGCGCGAAGCTCTCGCCGCTGGGAGCAAAAATCGCCGTCCTCGTTTCCGCAAGGGATGATGTCTCGCGCGCCCAGCGTATGGCGCTGGTCGCCTTTGCGGTGCGCATCGTCAGCGCCGGCATCGCCTTCATTTCCCAGATCATCCTCGCCCGCCTGATGGGCGAGTTCGAATATGGCCTCTTCGCCTTCGTCTGGGTTCTGGTGATCCTGTTCGGTAACCTGTCCTGTCTCGGGTTCCACACCACCGTCATCCGCTTTTTACCCGGCTATCGTCTTGAGGACGCCCATGACAAGATCATGGGGTTGACCTCGACGGCACGCATTTTCGCCATGCTGTCGGCCAGCACGCTGGCGCTTTGCGGCTTTGTTTTCCTGTATTTCTTCGGTGAGCGTATCGCCGCCTATTATCTCATTCCCGTTGCACTGGCACTTTTCACCCTGCCGATGGTGGCGCTTGGTGATGTGCTGAACGGCACTGCGCGCGCCAATGGCTGGGCAATATCAGCCCTCAGCCCCACCTATATCGTTCGCCCGGTGCTGATATTGCTATTCATGCTGGTGGCGATCGGGCTTGGCGCGGAAAAAACCGCGACAACGGCGATGATCACCGCGCTTCTCGCCACCTATGTCACCACGCTGTTCCATTTCGCTTTCCTCAACCGACGGCTCAACCGGAATTTCCGCAGCGTCGCCCGCCGGATCCATTTCAGCCACTGGATGCGGTTTGCCTTTCCCGTGTTCCTGATCGACGGCATCGGCTTCCTGATGACCAATTCCGACGTGGTAATCGTCGGTCTCTATCTGCCGCCGGATCAGGTCGGCATCTATTTCGCGGCGGCGAAAACCATCGTGTTGATGCAATTCGTGTTTTTCTCCGTGCAGGCGGCGGCAGCCCCGCGTCTGGCCGCCCTGATTTCCGCCAATGACCGGCAGGCGCTTGCAGGTTTCGCCAGCCAGGCGGCACGCTGGGCCTTCTGGCCGTCGCTTGCCGTCGGCAGCGTCGTGCTTCTGGCCGGCCCATTCCTGCTGTCATTGTTCGGCCCCGGATTCGTTCAGGGTTATCAGCTGATGTTCTTCCTTTTTGCGGGCTTCCTCGCGAAAGCGCTGATCGGCCCGGGCGAGACCCTGCTGAATATGGCCGGCAAACAAAAATTGTGTGTTGCTCTTTATATTATTATCTTTGGTTGCAACATTGCACTCAACATGGCGCTCATTCCGGTCTATGGTCTGGCAGGGGCTGCGGCAGCGGTCGCAATAGCCATGTGTATAGAAGCTGTGCTATTGCATATTGCCATTCGCCGCACACTCGGGATCGTCCTTTTTGCCTTCAACGATCCCCGGGCGGGTCAAGACACTGGGAAGGCGGTGTAA
- a CDS encoding acyltransferase family protein, with product MQPGKSDYEHYWDPLRALLMLLGIPYHASLLYSHALPWDIKDFETSPVLTALGAALVTFRMPAFFLVAGYFSAMVIGKKGKAPWLRQRFLRLGLPFIVAVLMLGPLQLFLLQLAGIAKGDISADRLIQSLPGLLRPSEQWIMHLWFLPALIAYSVLLAGLLFLAERPPLAYARDRFGRARARYPALFFFALCAFPVLWELMVYGSGLLAGKTGNGLFILYERASDPYARYLPFFLIGALLNRDRVLFHRFRQTGPLTGIIAFVTIATAVTLRLQNPFSSSAMLVLVSTIAAVAASRLLIDLACRYFDRPSRIAGRMTDASFTIYLFHHPLIYAFGTLFILISLPPILEFTIIVAATTFTAYLLHQVIRRSPLALFLLNGTRKPRAPNDIGTGAAASQTLR from the coding sequence ATGCAACCGGGCAAGTCAGATTATGAGCATTATTGGGATCCCTTGCGGGCTCTCCTCATGCTGCTCGGCATTCCCTACCATGCCTCCCTGCTCTACAGCCACGCCCTGCCCTGGGATATCAAGGATTTTGAAACCAGCCCGGTGCTGACGGCACTTGGCGCGGCGCTCGTCACCTTCCGCATGCCGGCGTTTTTTCTGGTGGCCGGTTATTTTTCCGCCATGGTCATCGGCAAGAAGGGCAAAGCGCCGTGGCTCAGGCAGCGTTTCCTGCGCCTTGGGCTGCCTTTCATCGTGGCCGTGCTGATGTTGGGGCCGCTGCAACTTTTCCTGCTGCAACTGGCTGGTATCGCCAAGGGTGATATCTCCGCCGACCGGCTGATACAGAGCCTGCCGGGTCTACTGCGCCCGAGCGAACAATGGATCATGCATCTGTGGTTCCTGCCTGCCCTCATTGCCTATTCCGTCCTGCTTGCAGGCCTGTTGTTCCTCGCGGAACGCCCGCCACTGGCATATGCCAGAGACCGGTTCGGCAGGGCGCGGGCACGTTATCCGGCGCTGTTTTTTTTCGCGCTCTGCGCCTTTCCCGTTTTGTGGGAGCTGATGGTCTACGGCTCGGGCCTGCTTGCGGGGAAAACCGGAAATGGCCTGTTTATCCTCTATGAACGGGCCTCCGATCCCTATGCGCGTTATCTGCCGTTTTTTCTCATCGGGGCGCTGTTGAACCGCGACCGAGTTCTCTTTCACCGCTTCCGCCAGACGGGCCCCCTCACCGGTATCATCGCCTTCGTCACCATCGCAACCGCGGTGACGCTGCGGCTGCAAAACCCGTTTTCCAGTTCAGCCATGCTCGTGCTGGTTTCGACGATTGCGGCGGTGGCGGCAAGCCGCCTGCTGATCGACCTCGCCTGCCGTTATTTCGACAGGCCAAGCCGGATTGCCGGACGGATGACGGATGCCTCTTTCACCATCTACCTGTTTCACCACCCGCTGATTTACGCTTTCGGCACGCTTTTCATCCTGATCTCGCTGCCGCCCATCCTCGAATTTACCATCATCGTCGCGGCGACGACCTTTACGGCCTATCTGCTGCACCAGGTGATACGCCGCAGTCCGCTGGCGCTTTTTCTTCTCAACGGCACCCGCAAACCACGGGCGCCAAACGACATCGGGACAGGCGCTGCCGCCTCCCAAACCCTTCGTTAA
- a CDS encoding GNAT family N-acetyltransferase, giving the protein MQDNKAVNLPLVRRLEAVSFRAWPASSVIYDGSWQIRLTGSHPSKRINCVVPLDPSDYGNSAVRLEKARKRFEDFGRPLVVRETTLMPPQLKDFLVKDGWSVFEEVKVMTADLSGMELPETLVSLPSHDIGRFVEASLKVSDGDASLRPAIAEIVSSIKPTLGLFINEEVEGSPLATVICVQDNDLAGIISLDVDKSQRKKGLGTQILASALRWARISGAKSAWLQVVSTNAAAIALYEKFGFTEAYRYRYWHKGAEDKGAEE; this is encoded by the coding sequence ATGCAGGACAACAAGGCCGTCAATCTGCCGCTGGTTCGCCGTCTGGAAGCCGTCAGTTTCCGGGCATGGCCTGCCTCGTCGGTGATTTATGACGGCAGCTGGCAAATCCGCCTGACGGGTTCACATCCATCCAAGCGTATCAACTGCGTGGTGCCGCTCGATCCGTCGGATTATGGCAACAGCGCGGTGCGGCTGGAAAAGGCACGCAAGCGTTTTGAGGATTTCGGCCGCCCGCTGGTGGTGCGCGAAACGACGCTGATGCCGCCGCAACTGAAAGACTTTCTGGTCAAGGACGGCTGGTCCGTGTTCGAGGAAGTCAAGGTGATGACGGCCGATCTTTCCGGAATGGAGCTTCCGGAGACGCTAGTCAGCCTGCCGAGCCACGATATCGGCCGTTTTGTGGAAGCCAGCCTCAAGGTCAGCGATGGCGATGCGTCCCTGCGTCCGGCGATTGCCGAGATCGTCAGTTCCATCAAGCCGACACTCGGCCTGTTCATCAACGAAGAAGTTGAGGGCAGCCCGCTTGCGACTGTTATTTGCGTTCAGGATAACGATCTTGCCGGCATCATCTCCCTCGATGTTGACAAGTCGCAACGAAAAAAAGGTCTCGGCACGCAGATTTTAGCCTCGGCGTTGCGCTGGGCGAGAATCAGCGGCGCGAAAAGCGCATGGTTGCAGGTGGTTTCCACCAATGCTGCCGCGATTGCGCTCTATGAAAAATTCGGTTTCACCGAAGCTTATCGTTACCGCTATTGGCACAAGGGTGCTGAGGACAAGGGCGCTGAAGAATGA
- a CDS encoding GNAT family N-acetyltransferase has product MSSDPKNPDFQDPRIAALMASAERDRPVADSSRRVGRDGREFCIYPGQLGYDMQEELDFLSNRVMEANVFFTGRLLAPAMPRIEDKSVRFALIRDENGARSRMRFLMPFTVEKPGFSIGPSILRVWANPFGPLGTPLVDTEGAAETLDNLFDALSDREMRLPNVLVLPDVRLEGPFARMFRAIALSRNLPVTTTGNYQRPMLESLLDGEAYLRSSLAPHHLREMRRQWRQLEKLGAISYTVTRQPKDIRYRMEEFLALEASGWKGRKRTALVNDRYRAAFAREAITNLAEADAVRIHTIDLNGAAIASMIVFMTAGEAYTWKTAFDENYAQFSPGKLLVQKLTDWHLDDANILRSDSCAVPDHPIMSRFWQERQEMGTLVVGLTHNSDRDVRQVSTQVDMYRNTRNLARSLRQKILSFGRKGN; this is encoded by the coding sequence ATGTCCAGCGATCCAAAAAATCCGGATTTTCAGGATCCGCGCATCGCGGCGCTGATGGCGTCGGCGGAGCGTGACCGTCCCGTGGCAGACAGCAGCCGGCGCGTGGGACGCGACGGCCGTGAATTCTGCATCTATCCGGGCCAGCTCGGTTACGACATGCAGGAAGAACTCGACTTCCTGTCCAACCGTGTCATGGAGGCGAATGTCTTCTTCACCGGCCGCCTTCTGGCACCGGCCATGCCGCGTATCGAAGACAAGTCCGTGCGCTTCGCCCTCATTCGCGACGAGAACGGCGCCCGAAGCCGCATGCGCTTTCTAATGCCCTTTACTGTTGAAAAGCCGGGCTTTTCCATCGGACCTTCCATTCTGCGCGTCTGGGCCAATCCATTCGGTCCGCTCGGCACGCCGCTGGTCGATACCGAGGGGGCTGCGGAAACGCTCGACAATCTTTTCGACGCGCTTTCCGACCGGGAAATGCGGCTGCCCAATGTGCTCGTGCTGCCGGATGTGCGGCTTGAAGGCCCATTCGCCCGCATGTTCAGGGCAATCGCGCTCAGCCGCAACCTGCCGGTGACGACGACGGGCAATTACCAGCGGCCGATGCTGGAAAGCCTTCTGGATGGCGAGGCCTATCTGCGCAGTTCGCTTGCGCCGCACCATCTGCGGGAAATGCGCCGCCAATGGCGTCAGCTCGAAAAACTTGGAGCCATCTCCTACACCGTGACCCGCCAGCCGAAGGACATACGTTATCGTATGGAGGAATTCCTGGCGCTGGAGGCAAGCGGCTGGAAAGGCCGCAAACGCACCGCGCTGGTGAATGACCGTTACCGCGCCGCCTTCGCCCGCGAAGCGATCACCAACCTGGCCGAAGCCGATGCCGTGCGTATCCACACCATCGATCTCAACGGCGCGGCGATCGCATCGATGATCGTCTTCATGACGGCCGGCGAGGCCTATACGTGGAAGACAGCCTTTGACGAGAATTATGCGCAGTTTTCGCCCGGCAAATTGCTGGTGCAGAAACTGACTGACTGGCATCTGGACGATGCCAATATTCTGCGCAGCGACAGCTGTGCGGTGCCTGATCATCCGATCATGAGCCGTTTCTGGCAGGAACGGCAGGAAATGGGCACATTGGTTGTCGGGCTGACGCATAACAGCGACCGGGATGTGCGGCAGGTTTCCACGCAGGTGGATATGTACCGCAACACCCGCAATCTCGCCCGCAGCCTGCGCCAGAAAATCCTGTCCTTCGGACGTAAGGGCAATTAA
- the secA gene encoding preprotein translocase subunit SecA — protein MVSLGGIARKLFGSANERRVRSYKSKIAAINALEEATKALSDEALAAKTAEFRQQLADGKTLDDLLIPAFAVAREASRRVLHMRPFDVQLTGGMILHGGAIAEMKTGEGKTLVATLAVYLNALAGKGVHVVTVNDYLAKRDAATMSRLYGFLGLTTGVIVHGLDDDQRREAYACDITYATNNELGFDYLRDNMKYDRAQMVQRSHNYAIVDEVDSILVDEARTPLIISGPLDDRSDLYNTIDAFIPLLTPEDYEIDEKQRSANFSEDGTEKLENLLRQAGLLKGESLYDVENVAIVHHINNALKAHKLFTRDKDYIVRNDEIVIIDEFTGRMMPGRRYSEGQHQALEAKEKVQIQPENQTLSSVTFQNYFRMYAKLAGMTGTASTEAEEFGNIYGLDVIEVPTNLPIQRIDEDDEVYRTGEEKFLAIITEIKAAHERGQPVLVGTTSIEKSELLAHMLRQSGFTDFQVLNARYHEQEAYIVSQAGVPGAVTIATNMAGRGTDIQLGGNVDMRLERELEGMEPGPERDAKEEAIRAEIKVLKEKALAAGGLYVIATERHESRRIDNQLRGRSGRQGDPGRSKFYLSLQDDLMRIFGSERMDSMLQKLGLKEGEAIVHPWINKALERAQKKVEARNFETRKNLLKYDDVLNDQRKVIFEQRLELMEADNIGETAADMRNEVIETLVTKHVPENAYAEQWDIAGLKAGIAQFLNLDLPVEEWAKEEGIAEDDILQRVTEAADKYAAERAERFGPEITTYVERSVILQTIDHLWREHIVNLDHLRSVVGFRGYAQRDPLQEYKAEAFELFQALLANLREGVTAQLMRVELVQQEPQQPELPEMTAHHLDPVTGEDEMAHGAPVAFVPAEERDPNNPATWGRIGRNEMCPCGSGKKFKHCHGVYEQA, from the coding sequence ATGGTCAGTCTCGGCGGAATAGCCCGCAAGTTGTTCGGTTCGGCAAATGAACGCCGCGTCCGCTCCTATAAAAGCAAGATCGCAGCCATCAATGCGCTGGAAGAGGCCACCAAGGCCTTGTCCGACGAAGCGCTGGCGGCAAAGACGGCGGAATTCCGCCAGCAGCTTGCCGATGGCAAGACGCTGGATGACCTGCTGATCCCGGCTTTCGCCGTCGCCCGTGAGGCGTCGCGCCGCGTCCTGCACATGCGCCCCTTCGACGTGCAGCTGACCGGCGGCATGATTCTTCATGGCGGCGCCATCGCCGAAATGAAGACCGGTGAAGGCAAGACGCTGGTGGCGACCCTTGCGGTCTACCTCAACGCGCTCGCCGGCAAGGGCGTGCATGTCGTTACCGTCAACGACTATCTCGCCAAGCGCGACGCCGCCACGATGAGCAGGCTCTACGGCTTCCTCGGGCTGACGACCGGCGTCATCGTGCACGGTCTGGACGACGACCAGCGCCGCGAGGCCTACGCCTGCGACATCACTTACGCGACGAATAACGAGCTCGGCTTCGATTATCTGCGCGATAACATGAAATACGACCGCGCCCAGATGGTGCAGCGCAGCCATAATTACGCGATCGTCGACGAAGTCGACTCGATCCTCGTTGATGAAGCGCGCACACCGCTCATCATCTCCGGCCCGCTGGACGACCGCTCCGATCTCTACAACACCATCGACGCCTTCATTCCGCTGCTGACACCTGAAGATTACGAAATCGACGAGAAGCAGCGTTCGGCCAACTTCTCCGAAGACGGCACCGAGAAGCTCGAAAACCTGCTGCGGCAGGCGGGCCTGCTGAAGGGCGAATCGCTTTATGACGTCGAGAACGTCGCCATCGTTCACCACATCAACAATGCGCTGAAGGCCCACAAGCTCTTCACCCGCGACAAGGACTACATCGTCCGTAACGATGAAATCGTCATCATCGACGAATTCACCGGCCGCATGATGCCGGGCCGCCGTTATTCCGAAGGTCAGCACCAGGCTCTGGAAGCCAAGGAAAAAGTGCAGATCCAGCCGGAAAACCAGACGCTTTCCTCCGTCACCTTCCAGAATTATTTCCGCATGTACGCAAAGCTCGCCGGCATGACCGGTACGGCTTCGACGGAAGCGGAAGAATTCGGCAATATCTACGGCCTTGATGTCATCGAAGTGCCGACCAACCTGCCGATCCAGCGTATCGACGAGGACGACGAGGTCTACCGTACCGGCGAAGAGAAATTCCTCGCGATCATCACCGAGATCAAGGCGGCGCATGAGCGCGGCCAGCCGGTTCTGGTGGGCACGACGTCGATCGAGAAATCCGAGCTTCTGGCCCATATGCTGCGTCAGTCCGGCTTTACCGATTTCCAGGTTCTGAACGCCCGTTACCACGAGCAGGAAGCCTATATCGTTTCGCAGGCCGGCGTTCCCGGCGCCGTCACCATCGCCACCAACATGGCCGGCCGCGGTACCGACATCCAGCTCGGCGGCAACGTCGACATGCGCCTTGAGCGCGAGCTTGAAGGCATGGAGCCCGGCCCTGAGCGTGACGCGAAGGAAGAGGCTATCCGCGCCGAAATCAAGGTGCTGAAGGAAAAGGCGCTGGCCGCCGGCGGTCTTTACGTCATCGCCACCGAGCGCCACGAAAGCCGCCGTATCGACAACCAGCTGCGCGGTCGTTCCGGCCGTCAGGGCGACCCGGGCCGCTCGAAATTCTATCTGTCGCTGCAGGATGACCTGATGCGCATCTTCGGCTCCGAGCGCATGGACTCGATGCTGCAGAAGCTCGGCCTGAAGGAAGGCGAGGCAATCGTCCATCCGTGGATCAACAAGGCGCTGGAACGCGCCCAGAAGAAGGTCGAAGCCCGCAACTTCGAGACCCGCAAGAACCTTCTGAAATATGACGACGTGCTGAACGACCAGCGCAAGGTGATCTTCGAGCAGCGCCTCGAGCTGATGGAAGCCGACAATATCGGCGAAACCGCAGCCGACATGCGCAACGAAGTCATCGAAACGCTCGTCACCAAGCATGTTCCGGAAAATGCCTATGCCGAACAGTGGGATATTGCCGGTCTGAAGGCTGGTATCGCCCAGTTCCTGAACCTCGACCTGCCGGTGGAGGAATGGGCCAAGGAAGAAGGCATCGCCGAGGACGACATTCTTCAGCGCGTTACCGAGGCGGCCGACAAATACGCCGCCGAACGTGCGGAACGTTTCGGTCCTGAGATCACGACCTATGTGGAACGTTCGGTCATTCTCCAGACGATCGACCATCTGTGGCGCGAACATATCGTCAACCTCGACCATCTGCGCTCCGTCGTCGGTTTCCGTGGTTACGCCCAGCGTGATCCGTTGCAGGAATACAAGGCGGAAGCCTTCGAGCTGTTCCAGGCACTGCTTGCCAATCTGCGCGAAGGCGTCACCGCCCAGCTGATGCGCGTGGAACTTGTGCAGCAGGAACCGCAGCAGCCGGAACTGCCTGAGATGACCGCCCATCATCTCGACCCCGTCACCGGCGAAGACGAGATGGCGCATGGCGCACCCGTCGCTTTCGTGCCGGCCGAGGAGCGCGATCCGAACAATCCCGCCACCTGGGGCCGCATCGGGCGCAATGAAATGTGCCCTTGCGGCTCGGGCAAAAAATTCAAGCATTGCCACGGCGTCTACGAACAGGCGTAA
- a CDS encoding DMT family transporter, translated as MAPRDLAAYIFLALAWGMSFLLLLHVVAAFGWIGAVTLRSLVTAVTLFLIARAARRRLAFSASWRAFTVVGATTVAGQLIGLSYATPLVGTAMAAILVATIPLFSMLISQIWGLERLTRQGIAGLVIGFAGIILLVGFPAVPVTTGFIIGCAAAVAACICAAYGSNYASRYLKGVGSWEITIGSFLAGGLMTLPLLLAVPLPGTPALIDYVYLLIQAVVMSGLTYITYFRLVSTIGATKTISVEFAVTVVAVLIGALVLDEPLSLPQLLGAGIIILGCALVLDLLPKKKAPPTPSGA; from the coding sequence ATGGCCCCTCGCGATCTCGCCGCCTATATTTTTCTCGCGCTCGCATGGGGAATGTCTTTCCTGCTGCTTCTGCATGTCGTTGCGGCGTTCGGCTGGATCGGTGCCGTCACGCTTCGCTCGCTTGTCACTGCCGTCACCCTCTTTCTCATCGCGCGGGCCGCGCGCCGCAGGCTCGCATTTTCGGCCAGCTGGCGTGCCTTCACCGTGGTTGGCGCGACAACGGTTGCCGGGCAGCTGATCGGCCTTTCTTATGCGACACCGCTGGTCGGCACCGCCATGGCCGCCATTCTGGTGGCGACAATTCCGCTCTTTTCCATGCTCATCTCGCAGATATGGGGGCTTGAGCGGCTGACGCGACAGGGTATTGCCGGCCTTGTCATCGGCTTTGCCGGCATCATCCTGCTCGTTGGTTTTCCCGCCGTTCCCGTCACAACCGGTTTCATCATCGGCTGCGCCGCCGCTGTCGCCGCCTGCATCTGCGCCGCCTATGGCAGCAATTATGCCAGCCGCTACCTGAAAGGCGTCGGCTCCTGGGAAATCACCATCGGCTCCTTTCTGGCGGGTGGCCTGATGACCCTGCCGCTTCTGCTGGCCGTGCCATTGCCCGGAACGCCGGCTCTCATCGACTACGTCTATCTTCTGATACAGGCAGTGGTCATGAGCGGCCTTACCTACATCACCTATTTCCGGCTGGTCTCCACCATCGGCGCGACGAAGACCATCAGCGTTGAATTTGCCGTAACCGTCGTGGCGGTTCTTATCGGCGCTCTGGTGCTGGACGAACCCCTGTCACTTCCCCAGCTTTTGGGCGCGGGCATCATCATTTTGGGCTGCGCGCTCGTGCTTGACCTTTTGCCCAAGAAAAAAGCGCCGCCCACGCCATCCGGCGCATGA